The DNA window GTAGAcaacaatcttgaggtcttggcAGAGATGTTCGAAGGAGTTAAgctcaggactctgactgggccaatCAAGAacttcaattttcttcatttgaagccaccccATGGTTTCTCTAGCAGTGTGTTTTGGGTCGTTGTCCTGCTGCAAGGTGAACTTCCTcaccagtttaagctttctggcaaaggctagcaggtttttaccCAAGAGCTCTCTATTTGGCGGCAATcaccttcccatcaatcctgacagATTTCCATCCCCATAGTGTAATGTTACGTCCACCATACGGTACAGTAgggaataaaaaacacaaaatgctggcagaactcagcaggccatacagcatctatgggaggaggtaataacgacgtttcgggccgaaacccttcatcgggagtgaagtaacatgggatggtcgaggggggataagaagtggggggagggataaagtagagagctgggaagtgataggctggagggaaatgggctagggggaaggtggagaattatgggaaataaaagagaaagaaaggtagggctggggggagagattatagtgagggggtaacagagggagaaagagaaccagactaaaataatagatagggatgggggtaagggtggggggcaggggtatcaacggaggtcagtgagttggatgttcatgccggcaggaaggaggctacctaggcgggagataaggtattgctccatcgacctgcgtgtggcctcatcttgatggtagaggaggccatggacagacatgtcggagtgggagtggtctgtggaattgaagtgtgtggccacagggagatcccgccactgctggaggaccgagcgccggtgttcggcgaaacggtctcccagtctgcggcaggtctccccaatgtataaatggccacatcgggagcaccggatacagtatatcaccccagttgactcgcaggtgaagtggtgcctcacctgaaaggactgtctggggcctgggatggtggtgagggaagaagtggggggggcaggtgtagtacttcttccgtttgcagggatgagtgcccggagggaggtccgtggggagggatgggggggatgaatggacaagggagtcgcgttgggagcaatccctgtggaaagccgagagtgggaggaggggaagatgtggttggtggtgggatcacgtaggaggtggcggaaattacggaggattatacgttggatctgtaggctggtagggtgataggtgaggaccagggggactctatccctggtgggctggcggggggatggggtgagggcagaggtgcgtgaaatacgggagatgcgatggagggcagagttgatagtggacgaagggaagcccctttctttaaaaaaggaagacatctcctttgtcctagaatgaaaggcctcatcctgagagcagatgcagcggaggcggaggaattgagagaaagggatagcatttttgcaggagacggGTGAGAGGacgaatagtctaggtagctgtggaagttagtaggtttgtagtagacgtcggtggataggctgtctccagagatagaaacagaaagatctagaaaggggagggaagtgtcggaaatagaccaggtgaatttgaggtgttggagggaggtgtcggaaatagaccaggtgaattttttaaagaaaggggcttcccttcgtccactatcaactctgccctccatcgcttctcccgtatttcacgcactctgccctcaccccatccccccgccagcccaccaaggatagagtccccctggtcctcacctatcaccctaccagcctacagatccaacgcataatcctccgtaacttccgccacctcctatgggatcccaccaccagccacatcttgccctcccccccactctcggctttccgcagggatcgcttcctacacgactcccttgtccattcatccccccccccatccctccccactgacctccctccgggcactcatccctgcaaacggaagaagtgctacacctgcccccacacttcttccctcaccaccatcccaggccccagacagtcctttcaggtgaggcaccacttcacctgcgagtcaactggggtgatatactgtatccggtgctcccgatgtggccatttatacattggggagacctgccgcagactgggagaccgtttcgccgaacaccggcgctcggtccttcagcagtggcgggatctccctgtggccacacacttaaattccacagaccactcccactccgacatgtctgtccatggcctcctctaccgtcaagatgaggccacacgcaggttgatggagcaataccttatctcccgactaggtagcctccttcctgccggcatgaacatccaactcactgacctccgttgatacccctgccccccacccttacccccatccctatctattattttagtctggttctctttctcttttcccccctcactataatctctccccccagccctacctttctttctcttttatttcccataattctccaccttcccccagcccatttccctccagcctatcacttcccagctctctactttatccctcccccgacttcttattcccccccccctcgaccatcccatgttacttcactcctgatgaagggtttcggcttgaaacatcgttattacctcctcccatagatgctgtctggcctgctgagttctgccagcattttgtgttttttatttatttccagcatctgcagattcactcgtgtacaGTAGGGATACTGTTACTTGGCTGATATGTAGTATTCGATTTACATCAGACGTATCATTTGGTGTTCAGGACATAAAGTTCTGACTACAAGACCTTTtcccacatctttacagtatcttctaagtgaggCTTTGCAGTGTCTTTACAGACAAGGAAATGCATGTTTTTAAGCCAGGGTTTcttctttgccactcttccataaatactctgtgcaaggccttagagattgtggaaccATGAACTTTGTGCCCATTTGCAGCCACTGACTCCTGCACTCACTGAGAGTGACTGTTgacatcacagtagcctctcttacaagtgccattcttctcctgtgactaagtttagaggggcagcCTGACCTTGGCAGCGTGGCtctggtttcatattttttcactttttcacaatggactgTACTAAGCTCTGAGGCATGTTCAGTACCTTTGAGATGATCTTGTAcctttccccagatttgtgcttctccatTATCATTtctctgacttgtcttgaatgctcttttgtcttcattttggtttggtttgTTGAAAAACCACCATAATGTTGGAAGTGAGACATACAGAGAGAAGGAATATTTATCTTTATGAAAAGCAGGtggtcctccaattttctacatcaacaaattgggtgagtcgGCCAGGTAATATACAATATGGCACCTGAAGAAAGTAATTGAAAGAGGAtgaatacttcttcagcctcacCATTATGGTTTTCAATTTTTAGTTAATTGTTGACATGTttgggaatttttcttttgatttgatatgatgcacaatgttttgtagattatcTCAAaatatcctacttcaatatattttaaatttagaaaaagagatagtaaaatgtgaaaataattgtgggggctgaatactttttcaagacaCTCTGCATACTGAAGTTATGTGTGCTCAACAtgcaaaataatagtaataatattgTTACCTGATTATGAAATTAAATTCGATTGTTGTCAATCTGTTTGCAATCAAAGATGAATTTCACCTGTTGGGTTTCTTCCTATTGGATACATAATTCTGTTGGAACTGAGTAGAGAACCTGAAACAGTACAAGTTAGTATGTAGCTTGTTCTAGTGTTATTTGGCGATCCCAACAAATAGGATTGAGAACAAATAGGATCCCAACAAATAAGAAAAggttaaaataaaaacacaaacatTTACATCCTTATAAAAGCAGGATGTTAAACTTATAAAGACTTTCTGGAATTCCACTGTTAAAATTATTGAAAGAAGTGAATGTTTCCTTTGTATTGAGCTTGTTCCACTACTAGATGGATTTGTAAGTAATACATTGTGTATCAACAATATTCTGATAAGTTGTAGTTAAAGATCCAAGGAAAGTAATTTCGTAGTAGAGCTATTTTTAAACAGAGATGCAGTTGAGAATAGGATGTAAGCCACAAAATGTTGTTTCTTATTTTCAAATATCTCCTCCTGCTTATCTCTTTGCTATGGGTAGTTATAATTTAACTGGTTGTTGGTAGATCTGGAGGGAAATCTTTGATGGCTCAACTAGCTGTTCTGATTGAAAATTTTCAAAAGCTGTCTGATAAGTTTTTGAAATCTCTGGAATCATTGGCCTTTTGGATGAGGCATTGGAGACAAAAAAAGCCCCTTAGCACAATTTTGAAGAtcatggatgtttccctggtgTTCAGGACGATATGTATCCATCAGCCTGCATGGAAACTGTACAAACTGACTTAAAAGttatgtatactgtatattttttaaaaggcTGCACcaaaagaaaattattttttGCACAATAGCATTGGGACATCCTACATTGTGAACAACACCAAATTCTCAGGTCCTTACAAGTACTCAAGGTTGTAATTTATGGATTATAGAGTGGAAACTATGACCCAGCTTTTGATAACATTATTTTAATACTCTCTTAACATATACATATGTGTTTTGTTTTCCAGAAGCATTTTACTTGTGCCCTCATATTTCTGCTTGATAATAATGAATAAGTTTCTGATTGTATTTGATTTTGATGAAACCATCATTCAACACAACAGTGACTATGTCATCCTCAAATGTAACCCAGACCAAAGTCTTCCAGAAGAATTGCTTCAGCCCCAGGAGGAAGAATTTTGGAGAGAatatatgaacaaggtatacCAGTATTTTGGAGAGAAGGGTGTCAAAGAAGAAACAATGAGAAAGGTTCTGGCAGAAACCCCACTTACTAAAGAGATGGTAAACCTCTTTCAGTTTCTTAAAAAGTCCTCAGATTTATTTGAATGCATTATTATTTCTGATGCCAACATGTTTTTTATCAATAGCATTCTTCAAGCAAATGGCTTATCCACTATTTTCCAGAAAATATACACAAATCCTTCATGTTTTGATAACAACAACACCTTTACAATAAGTCCCTACCACTCCCACATGTGTGAGCAGTGTCCTATTAATATGTGCAAAAGGAAAATCCTGCATGATCACTTAGTGCAACGTGCTGAAGAGGAAGTTGAATTTGAGAAAATCTTCTATGTTGGAGATGGCACCAATGACTTCTGCCCTTCTGTAGCTTTGACACCAACTGATTTCATCTTTCCAAGGAAGAATTACCCACTGGATAGTTTGATCTCTAAAATCAAAATGACTGAACCATCTGCAATTCAAGCTCAAGTGGTTCCTTGGGAATCTGGAGAAGATATATTGCTCTTCCTTGAAGATTGCACAGGAAGATAAATATTACGCCTAGATCTCTAAAAGAGCTTCAGAAAGAATTACTGGTTTTCCGGTAGTCATTTAAAAGCTTTGTTTTGGGAAACAATATAATAAAATTGCATGATAAAGCTTACTGAAATACGTAATTTAATAATTTTCCCAGTTCAGGGTCTAATGCTATTTCCCTATGTCAACAATGCTAGTTATTTGATCAACAATCTAAAAGCCGTGATTAAACACTAACTGTGAACATCTCATGCACTTTTCTTCATAATGCAGAAAAAAGTAGTTATAAATTAGCTACTAGTTTAGCTGGGGAGAAAGGCTGTATCAGCACACAGTAGCAGAAATATTTATATGTCAGTATGATTTTAGTTTTCATCAGTAAACTTTTAATTTAAAGATGAATAAATGTTCCTGTGATGTTGTCTTAACCAAGCTAAATAACTCTCTATAGCCATCTGCCACATATCAGAGTGCTTCAGAATGCCAGCACATATCAATGTTTTATAAATTCTCTGACATTTCTATTGGAAGTTTCCATGGAATCTTTCAGAATGCAATCTTTAAACTTGTGCAGGACAAAATAGAAAACAAGAAACTATTTTCCCTTGTTTCATTTCTATAGTGCATTGACTCTAAATATAACCTTGGCAAAGGAAGCAAGTAAAAACCATGAATGTATGAAGTTGACATTTGTAAGCATCAGTGAGATATATCAAACAATTCATGCAAGGACTGGTTACctgatgtgtattgtatacacaTCATGTGCATTAAAACTGATTTCCTGGTCATTCTTGTGGCATGCCTAATATGAAATGTTAATTGAGCACTTTAAAGCAGCTTTGCCCCAAGGTTGTGGATGGATACTGGAAACAGATATCCGATTACCTAAGGAATATTGAACTTCTGAGGATAGTTACTTGGGATAGGGATTACAGGGCTTGAGGACtcccataaataaataataacatcTTTAAAATGGAGTCTTTGGTGCCACTCAAGGCCTGTATAACTGCAGTTCAGGTAGAGGTGTGCTCCTGGTCAAGCTCTGCTCCTGGGATGTGACCCACATCATTTTCTAAACCTGTATTTGCCAAAACATGATTGAAGTAACATCAAACATGTTGATGTAACTGCTGTGTGCTTATGAGCCTCTGTGCAGAAATGCATAGGGACTTCAGTAAAAACTACCAATGCATACTAGATGTATACAGGGCTGTGCTTTTCTGGAATAAAACCACTGCATATTATTGCCCTTCATTGATGTCCTTATCATTATTGcccttcaagatttccagcatctgcagaatctcttgcattatGACAAGTGTTGAAATTGTCAAATACAAATAATTGATTTGTAGCCCTTTTCATGATTAGCCCATTTTTCTTTTCCATAATCTCAAGAACAGAGAATGGGAAAATTATATTCATTTTTTGTTTAAAAGAAATTACTCCACAAATTTACCTGCTAATAAAAAGAATAgttgaagtttttttttgaaagTGTGGAATCTGAAATTGAATGGAGTAAACTTTATCTTTCCTCAATGGTGGAACGCAGTATATTTTTTCAGATAACTTTCTTTACTTTGTTCTAATCTCAAACCCCAATGAAGCAAGAAAGCATGATGCAGTACTTCATGTTCTCAATTACTTTTAAGAGGAAATGGCTCCTGCACTAAGTTATAGCGTATTCTGAAAGCAACATACAGGCTGACATTGAATTTGTTTGTTTCTAAAATGCATGAATTTTTTGCAAGTTTGACTTCCATTGATAGATGTGTATCTTGCTTACAGAGCAGGATGTAGGCAACTGAAGGAACAGGCACCAATGATGGGAGAGAAGAGGATTAGACAGGAGACAATTAGTGATTCCATGTTGCAAATTTTAGTATTTGTATATACCTAAAATGCCCAATATTAGATGACTATATTTTCACATACCGGTAGTTTAT is part of the Hemitrygon akajei chromosome 18, sHemAka1.3, whole genome shotgun sequence genome and encodes:
- the LOC140741480 gene encoding phosphoethanolamine/phosphocholine phosphatase-like, with the translated sequence MNKFLIVFDFDETIIQHNSDYVILKCNPDQSLPEELLQPQEEEFWREYMNKVYQYFGEKGVKEETMRKVLAETPLTKEMVNLFQFLKKSSDLFECIIISDANMFFINSILQANGLSTIFQKIYTNPSCFDNNNTFTISPYHSHMCEQCPINMCKRKILHDHLVQRAEEEVEFEKIFYVGDGTNDFCPSVALTPTDFIFPRKNYPLDSLISKIKMTEPSAIQAQVVPWESGEDILLFLEDCTGR